A genomic window from Thioalkalivibrio sp. ALJ12 includes:
- a CDS encoding ThiF family adenylyltransferase has product MPEFDYHAAFRRTHGWVTWPEMERLRGARVAIAGLGGVGGSHLLTLARLGVGRFHIADFDCFELHNMNRQAGAGMSRLGRPKVEVLREMALDINPELEITTFPEGVYQHNLEAFLQGVDLYVDGLDFFVFQVRREVFAACAERGIPAITVAPLGMGAALLNFRPGGLSFDDYFDLRDGLPDEELALRFMMGLAPSMMQMGYLADPAAVDLRAQHGPSTVMACELCAGVMGTEALKILLGRGRVVWAPHGVHFDAYRQRLARTWRPGGNRNPLQRLLLAIGRRRLARLRAQV; this is encoded by the coding sequence ATGCCTGAGTTCGACTATCACGCGGCGTTCCGGCGCACCCACGGCTGGGTCACCTGGCCGGAGATGGAACGCCTGCGCGGTGCGCGGGTGGCGATCGCCGGTCTTGGCGGTGTCGGCGGGAGCCATCTGCTGACGCTCGCCCGCCTGGGGGTGGGGCGCTTTCATATCGCGGATTTCGACTGCTTCGAGCTGCACAACATGAACCGCCAGGCGGGGGCCGGCATGTCCCGTTTGGGCCGACCCAAGGTCGAGGTCCTGCGCGAGATGGCGCTGGACATCAATCCGGAGCTCGAGATCACCACATTCCCGGAGGGGGTGTACCAGCACAATCTGGAGGCCTTCCTGCAGGGTGTGGATCTCTACGTCGACGGGCTCGACTTTTTCGTGTTTCAGGTCCGCCGCGAGGTCTTCGCCGCGTGCGCGGAGCGGGGGATCCCGGCGATCACCGTGGCCCCGCTCGGCATGGGGGCCGCATTGCTCAATTTCCGCCCGGGTGGTCTGTCGTTCGATGACTACTTCGACCTGCGCGATGGATTGCCCGACGAGGAGCTGGCGCTGCGTTTCATGATGGGCCTGGCCCCGTCGATGATGCAGATGGGCTATCTGGCCGATCCTGCCGCCGTCGACCTGAGGGCGCAGCATGGCCCGTCCACCGTGATGGCCTGCGAGCTGTGCGCCGGGGTGATGGGTACCGAGGCCCTGAAGATCCTGCTGGGACGCGGCCGTGTCGTCTGGGCCCCGCACGGCGTTCACTTCGATGCCTACCGCCAGCGCCTCGCCCGCACCTGGCGCCCCGGTGGCAATCGCAACCCCCTGCAACGCCTGCTACTGGCCATCGGCCGCCGCCGGCTCGCGCGCCTGCGGGCTCAGGTCTGA
- a CDS encoding PEP-CTERM/exosortase system-associated acyltransferase, with protein sequence MQDDPLITAFCRYFSLVKPDKEQLEAVYRLRYEVYCREFRYESPENCPGEREIDEYDAQSTHCLLEHVVSGTHAGCVRVVHVDARQKIHELPMERHCDNCFYETEFRPDRLERDAICEVSRLAVNGLFRRRLGESVTPVGDLHLLNVPLEQARTFPLLALSLFMSAVAMMEIQGRSHAFAMMEPSLARILRRHGLKVKQIGTLQNYHGRRAPFHISLLTALSGIHRSPSLSQLYAHSYTNLSDPHPSDSLWDAIASAA encoded by the coding sequence GTGCAGGATGACCCGCTCATCACGGCATTCTGCCGCTATTTTTCTCTGGTGAAGCCGGACAAGGAGCAACTGGAGGCGGTGTACCGACTGCGCTACGAGGTCTACTGCCGAGAGTTTCGTTACGAGTCTCCGGAGAACTGCCCGGGCGAGCGCGAGATCGACGAATATGACGCCCAGTCCACGCATTGCCTGCTGGAGCATGTGGTGAGCGGTACCCACGCGGGATGCGTCCGGGTCGTGCATGTCGACGCGCGTCAGAAGATCCACGAACTCCCGATGGAGCGCCACTGCGATAACTGCTTTTACGAGACCGAATTTCGCCCGGACCGGCTGGAGCGGGACGCGATCTGCGAGGTCTCCCGGCTGGCCGTCAATGGCCTGTTCCGGCGACGTCTGGGGGAGTCGGTCACGCCTGTCGGGGACCTGCACCTGCTGAATGTGCCTCTGGAGCAGGCGCGCACCTTCCCGCTGCTGGCGTTGAGCCTGTTCATGAGTGCGGTCGCCATGATGGAGATCCAGGGCCGCTCGCATGCCTTCGCCATGATGGAGCCGTCGCTGGCGCGCATCCTGCGGCGCCACGGCCTGAAGGTGAAGCAGATCGGCACGCTTCAGAACTACCACGGTCGCCGCGCGCCATTTCATATTAGTCTGCTTACAGCCCTGTCCGGGATTCACCGTTCTCCATCGCTGAGCCAGCTGTATGCACACTCCTATACCAATCTCTCCGACCCTCATCCCTCCGACTCTCTCTGGGACGCTATTGCCAGCGCGGCCTGA
- a CDS encoding acyl-homoserine-lactone synthase, translating to MEDERLYTHAGVEPGRPTSDRCLPDGHSPSYQVYLATGARARRIHYRMRYAVYCLETGFEAAERYPEGFERDIHDEHAAHFLVRMGGLYDGGHWVGAMRLIRPEAGLLPTMAAGHLFEDAFATPRVESPRVLEVSRLIARGSPERGSPRLLYHLCQAAQAYAEDHGYDFLLFMIRPALARLLQRHHIPIELCGEACDHRGLRLPFRALTAESGVALSAWRRRLGLGDAPARPHYAQLAGHPPFPYRAAPGYKRCWRPRVYHAPRAMEVPCAG from the coding sequence ATGGAGGACGAACGTTTGTATACCCATGCTGGCGTCGAACCGGGACGCCCCACCTCAGATCGTTGCCTGCCGGATGGGCACTCCCCGTCCTATCAGGTGTATCTCGCCACGGGCGCCCGGGCGCGTCGCATCCACTATCGGATGCGCTACGCGGTGTACTGTCTGGAGACTGGTTTCGAAGCGGCCGAGCGTTACCCGGAAGGTTTCGAGCGCGACATCCACGACGAGCACGCCGCTCATTTTCTGGTGCGGATGGGCGGGCTGTACGACGGTGGGCACTGGGTTGGCGCCATGCGTCTGATCCGGCCGGAGGCGGGTCTCCTCCCGACCATGGCCGCCGGGCATCTGTTTGAGGATGCCTTCGCGACGCCCAGGGTCGAGTCCCCGCGGGTGCTCGAGGTTTCCCGTCTGATTGCTCGTGGTTCACCGGAACGCGGATCGCCGCGTTTGCTGTATCACCTTTGCCAGGCCGCCCAGGCCTATGCCGAAGACCACGGGTATGACTTTCTGCTGTTCATGATTCGACCAGCCCTCGCGCGTCTGCTCCAGCGCCACCATATCCCCATCGAGCTGTGTGGCGAGGCCTGTGATCACCGGGGGCTGCGGCTGCCGTTTCGTGCATTGACTGCCGAGTCCGGCGTGGCGCTGTCCGCCTGGCGCCGCCGGCTGGGGCTGGGCGACGCACCGGCGCGTCCCCACTATGCGCAACTGGCCGGGCACCCACCGTTCCCGTACCGCGCGGCGCCGGGGTACAAGCGTTGCTGGCGCCCGCGTGTGTATCACGCCCCAAGGGCTATGGAAGTGCCCTGTGCAGGATGA
- a CDS encoding PilZ domain-containing protein, with protein sequence MHDDLGQRSLAQNLAEFWHPAMLKRNWSERLALMNDIYRQLHRFSASDEEYESWAGQLVEAVIDRLGEPPITDPAQADLYACSPNPRHWSAAFAWRYGRKTPGRPEQRCWPRYAVNLLTEIGIRKEWRKCRLMDLSRGGARIALVGQYPYLPPDTALQLMLPTAGTFDAVVVSDRRVGLGLRFLRRNGPGQRIDTTA encoded by the coding sequence ATGCACGACGATCTGGGCCAGAGAAGTCTCGCGCAGAATCTGGCGGAGTTCTGGCATCCCGCCATGCTCAAGCGGAACTGGAGCGAGCGCCTCGCGCTGATGAACGACATCTACCGACAGCTCCATCGGTTCAGTGCCAGTGACGAAGAGTACGAGTCCTGGGCCGGACAGCTGGTGGAGGCCGTAATCGACCGACTCGGGGAACCCCCGATTACGGATCCGGCTCAGGCCGATCTCTACGCCTGTTCGCCGAACCCGAGGCACTGGTCGGCCGCATTCGCCTGGCGCTACGGCCGCAAGACACCCGGCCGGCCCGAGCAGCGCTGCTGGCCTCGGTATGCGGTCAACCTGCTGACCGAGATCGGCATCCGAAAGGAGTGGCGCAAGTGCCGCCTGATGGATCTTTCGCGTGGTGGCGCGCGGATTGCGCTGGTCGGGCAGTACCCGTATTTGCCGCCGGATACCGCCTTGCAGCTAATGCTCCCGACCGCCGGGACCTTCGATGCCGTCGTGGTATCCGATCGCCGAGTGGGTCTGGGCCTGCGTTTTCTCAGGCGCAATGGTCCGGGTCAACGCATCGACACGACGGCTTGA
- a CDS encoding XrtA system polysaccharide chain length determinant, with protein MEKIVQDFVQRARATWRRRWWILPIAWIVCLGGWAYIQSLPDTYQANAQVFVNTQSVLNPLLRGMTVRPDTEERLRMVTRTLLSRDNLETIARQSDLDVYMGSADLDAQVSLLRSRLTLDGERRENIFTVRFRHSNPDVAERVVRETVNLFMERGLGDSRLDLSTSQRFIERQIEIYERQLQAREAEIEDFKRQNARFISGDGNFYSRLERGREQVAQAELQLREAHSRLAALQRRAEESRSGGGTVRAQYRNPELDRRINDLQENIDAMRHRYTDDHPDIVAARRILSELEERRSREAADYARNPAVVPIGATGGGDALQAAITDAESEIAMLETRIEEFQARVARLEQDVDRAPAVESELTALTRNYDVLRDSYRQLQSRREQAIMSGAVESETDSVDFRVLEPPRRPTAPSAPDRPLMATGILLVGLGAGTGFAFLLSQLRRTVSNRRQLAEIAGRPVLGTISAVRTPQIRRRRRLELSAFSIALATLLLVYAVVMGLYLTGSAGVLDELLSLLR; from the coding sequence ATGGAAAAGATTGTTCAGGATTTTGTTCAGCGGGCGCGCGCCACCTGGCGCCGCCGCTGGTGGATTCTGCCGATTGCCTGGATTGTGTGTCTGGGCGGATGGGCTTACATCCAGAGCCTCCCGGATACCTATCAGGCTAATGCGCAGGTATTCGTCAACACTCAGTCCGTCCTGAACCCGCTGCTGCGCGGGATGACGGTGCGCCCGGATACAGAAGAGCGGCTGCGGATGGTGACGCGCACCCTGCTCAGCCGCGACAACCTGGAGACCATCGCCCGGCAAAGCGACCTGGACGTCTACATGGGTAGTGCCGACCTCGACGCGCAGGTCAGCCTGCTGCGCAGCAGGCTGACCCTGGACGGCGAACGGCGCGAAAACATCTTCACGGTGCGTTTTCGCCACAGCAATCCTGATGTGGCCGAGCGCGTGGTCCGCGAGACGGTGAATCTGTTCATGGAGCGCGGCCTGGGCGACTCGCGCCTGGATCTGAGCACCTCGCAGCGATTCATCGAGCGCCAGATCGAGATCTACGAGCGCCAGCTGCAGGCCAGGGAAGCCGAGATCGAAGACTTCAAGCGGCAGAATGCGCGCTTTATCAGCGGCGACGGCAACTTCTATTCGCGCCTGGAACGCGGCCGCGAACAGGTGGCCCAGGCAGAGCTGCAACTGCGCGAGGCCCACAGCCGCCTGGCCGCATTGCAGCGCCGTGCCGAGGAGAGCCGGTCGGGTGGCGGCACGGTGAGGGCGCAGTACCGCAACCCGGAGCTGGACCGCCGGATCAACGACCTGCAGGAAAACATCGATGCCATGCGGCATCGCTACACCGACGACCACCCCGACATCGTCGCCGCAAGGCGCATCCTCTCGGAGCTGGAAGAGCGCCGCTCGCGCGAAGCCGCCGACTACGCGCGCAACCCGGCGGTCGTACCCATTGGGGCTACCGGGGGTGGCGACGCGCTGCAGGCCGCGATCACCGACGCCGAGAGCGAGATCGCGATGCTGGAGACCCGTATCGAGGAGTTCCAGGCGCGGGTCGCGCGGCTGGAACAGGACGTCGACCGCGCTCCGGCCGTGGAGTCGGAGCTGACCGCGCTGACCCGCAACTACGACGTACTGCGCGACTCCTACCGCCAGCTCCAGAGCCGCCGCGAACAGGCGATCATGTCGGGCGCGGTGGAGTCGGAAACCGACTCGGTCGATTTCCGCGTCCTCGAGCCGCCGCGCCGACCGACAGCCCCCTCGGCACCCGACCGCCCACTGATGGCCACCGGCATCCTGCTGGTCGGTCTGGGCGCGGGCACGGGCTTCGCCTTCCTGCTTTCACAGCTGCGGCGGACGGTCAGCAATCGGCGGCAGCTCGCGGAGATCGCCGGTCGCCCGGTTCTGGGCACCATCTCGGCCGTACGCACACCCCAGATACGGCGCCGCCGCAGGCTGGAGCTGTCGGCCTTTTCAATCGCCCTGGCCACCCTCCTTCTGGTGTATGCCGTGGTCATGGGTCTTTACCTCACCGGATCGGCCGGTGTTCTCGACGAACTGCTGAGCCTGTTGCGATGA
- a CDS encoding XrtA-associated tyrosine autokinase has translation MSIIEKALDKSRSAPIQPLPADAASGHTDREAGGTEAPASGHGEHSAAARIDFGHLRRQGLIVPGDQRSTLAEEIRMMKRPLLNNAFGRHSAMRIPRGRLIMVTSSLPREGKTFLTTNLAISMAMEVDRTVLLVDADVAQPTVPRVLGFEAERGLMDVLTEPDLGIPDVLMRTNIENLSVLPAGRPHGRSTEILASDGMRALLDELHDRYQDRIILFDSPPLLATSEPGVLAAGMGQVVMVVDAERTPAASVENAMQQLAGCDVVLTALNRAPSTPGLGYGTGYYHERPYGEVSHEH, from the coding sequence ATGAGCATCATTGAAAAAGCCCTCGACAAGAGCCGGTCGGCTCCCATACAGCCCCTGCCCGCCGACGCAGCATCCGGACACACGGACCGGGAAGCGGGGGGCACGGAGGCCCCGGCATCCGGGCACGGCGAGCACTCGGCGGCAGCTCGCATCGACTTCGGGCACCTGCGGCGGCAGGGGCTGATCGTGCCCGGCGACCAGCGCTCCACCCTGGCCGAAGAGATCCGCATGATGAAGCGGCCGCTCTTGAACAACGCGTTCGGGCGCCACTCCGCAATGCGGATACCCCGCGGACGGCTGATCATGGTGACCAGCTCGCTGCCACGCGAGGGCAAGACCTTTCTGACCACCAACCTGGCGATCAGCATGGCGATGGAGGTCGACCGCACGGTATTGCTGGTCGACGCCGATGTGGCCCAGCCGACCGTTCCGAGGGTCCTCGGGTTCGAGGCCGAGCGCGGGCTGATGGATGTCCTCACGGAGCCGGACCTTGGCATCCCCGATGTCCTGATGCGGACCAACATCGAGAACCTCTCGGTGCTGCCCGCCGGGCGCCCGCACGGGCGATCCACCGAGATCCTGGCCAGTGACGGGATGCGGGCCTTGCTGGACGAACTTCACGATCGCTATCAGGACCGCATCATCCTGTTCGATTCCCCCCCGCTACTGGCCACCAGCGAGCCGGGCGTGCTGGCCGCCGGGATGGGACAGGTCGTGATGGTGGTCGACGCCGAGCGCACCCCGGCCGCCTCCGTGGAGAACGCGATGCAGCAGCTCGCCGGCTGCGATGTGGTCCTGACTGCACTCAACCGAGCGCCCTCCACCCCGGGGCTTGGCTATGGCACGGGCTACTATCACGAGCGCCCGTACGGGGAGGTGAGCCATGAGCACTAA
- a CDS encoding TIGR03016 family PEP-CTERM system-associated outer membrane protein: protein MLGGGTLALPASGLATEWDFTPRVTVGVEATDNVRLAPRGQEDADLIGHARPGFTLRRDGVRNDTRVDYQLNHRTHLSESSEDRTTHMLRARNQTEVIEDTFFVDVTASRREQATSLLDPVGIGGSTPRSNIEETSYYSVSPNLQNEFGTFARQDIRYTYDERHYHRSNRASSTGNRAEYTLDSGPAFDRVFWQLAGFYDRLKYEDGLEGEFSEISATLGYNIGRTLRVFGVVGEEFNDYETLRDDDDGSFWEVGVGWTPTPVTSVEARYGERFFGTTRALSATHRSRRASYGVSYSEGISSTRDRREFMFLDVSQLAELEGMTFEEIFDQYTFEELQLLFTSALVTQEALIEGFYLTRSARANWRYDTGRSVFGVTGYQTRREAEFDTGAGIFEDDNRRTGVIAFWELTLGPRTTTELSSGVSRTEFLGSDREDDFFYFRASLNRQFAPDLRGSLAYRYQQRDSNSRVNEYRENSIIALITKEF from the coding sequence GTGCTGGGCGGCGGCACGCTGGCGCTGCCCGCCTCGGGCCTGGCCACCGAGTGGGACTTCACCCCGCGAGTCACGGTGGGGGTGGAGGCGACCGACAACGTCCGCCTGGCCCCCCGCGGGCAGGAGGATGCGGACCTGATCGGGCATGCGCGCCCCGGCTTCACCCTGCGCCGGGACGGCGTGCGCAATGACACCCGCGTGGACTACCAGCTCAACCATCGCACCCACCTGTCCGAGTCGAGCGAAGACCGCACGACCCACATGCTGCGCGCCCGCAACCAGACCGAGGTCATCGAGGACACGTTCTTTGTCGACGTGACCGCCTCGCGCCGGGAACAGGCCACCTCGCTGCTGGACCCGGTCGGCATCGGCGGCAGCACGCCACGCAGCAACATCGAGGAGACCTCGTATTACAGCGTGTCGCCCAACCTGCAGAACGAGTTCGGCACCTTTGCCCGCCAGGACATTCGCTACACCTACGACGAGCGGCACTACCACCGCAGCAACCGGGCCAGCAGCACGGGCAACCGCGCGGAATACACCCTGGACAGCGGCCCGGCTTTTGATCGCGTGTTCTGGCAGCTGGCGGGCTTCTACGACCGGCTGAAGTACGAAGACGGGCTGGAGGGCGAGTTCAGCGAGATCAGCGCAACCCTCGGGTACAACATTGGCCGCACCCTGCGCGTATTTGGCGTCGTGGGCGAGGAGTTCAACGACTACGAAACCCTGCGCGACGACGACGATGGCAGCTTCTGGGAGGTCGGTGTCGGCTGGACCCCGACACCGGTGACCTCCGTCGAGGCACGTTATGGCGAACGCTTCTTCGGCACAACACGAGCCCTCAGCGCGACACACCGCAGCCGCCGCGCCAGCTACGGCGTCAGCTATTCCGAGGGCATCAGCTCGACCCGCGATCGGCGCGAATTCATGTTCCTTGACGTGTCCCAACTGGCCGAACTGGAGGGCATGACGTTCGAGGAGATCTTCGACCAGTACACCTTCGAAGAGCTCCAGTTACTGTTCACGAGCGCGCTGGTTACGCAAGAAGCGCTGATCGAGGGGTTCTATCTGACACGCAGTGCCCGTGCGAACTGGCGCTACGATACCGGGCGCAGCGTGTTCGGGGTTACCGGCTACCAGACCCGACGCGAGGCCGAGTTCGACACCGGTGCCGGCATTTTCGAGGACGACAATCGCCGCACCGGCGTGATCGCCTTCTGGGAGCTGACACTGGGGCCGCGCACCACCACGGAGCTGAGCTCCGGGGTCTCGCGCACGGAGTTTCTGGGCAGCGACCGCGAAGACGACTTCTTCTACTTCCGCGCCAGCCTGAACCGCCAGTTCGCCCCGGACCTGCGGGGCAGCCTGGCCTATCGCTATCAGCAGCGGGATTCGAACAGCCGGGTCAACGAATACCGGGAAAACTCGATCATCGCGCTGATCACCAAGGAGTTCTGA
- a CDS encoding XrtA/PEP-CTERM system-associated ATPase, with translation MYENFYGLQGKPFALSPDPKFFYASKGHRRAMAYLEYGVQQQEGFIVITGEVGAGKTTLVRSLFETLGTKRVLAAQLVSTQLDAENLLRSVCLAFGLEGTGDDKASQLRHMERFLLNTRSRGQRALLVVDEAQNLSMDAVEELRMLSNFQGVDGPLLQSFLLGQPEFRDILRSENMQQLRQRVIATYHLGPMDEGDTRAYVEHRLSRVGWEGTPHFATDIWPVIHEFTGGIPRKVNTLCDRLLLMGYLEERYDLDADEARRVIDEIEEDFGAQQETAEPKPGNAVNGVIDTERAVANELTLIRLEDSYEAMEKRLDRIEHALAINYRQSQRILDALDSLDKFSGFDHKELARH, from the coding sequence ATGTACGAGAACTTCTATGGGCTGCAGGGCAAGCCCTTCGCCCTCAGCCCGGACCCGAAATTCTTCTACGCCAGCAAGGGCCATCGGCGGGCCATGGCCTACCTCGAATACGGCGTGCAGCAGCAGGAGGGTTTCATCGTCATCACCGGCGAGGTCGGGGCCGGCAAGACGACCCTGGTGCGCAGCCTGTTCGAGACACTCGGCACCAAGCGGGTACTCGCGGCACAACTGGTCAGCACTCAGCTGGATGCCGAGAACCTGCTGCGCTCGGTGTGCCTGGCCTTCGGCCTGGAAGGAACCGGCGACGACAAGGCCAGCCAGCTGCGCCACATGGAGCGCTTCCTGCTGAACACGCGTTCACGCGGGCAGCGCGCGCTGCTGGTCGTGGACGAGGCGCAGAACCTGAGCATGGATGCGGTGGAAGAGCTGCGCATGCTGTCCAATTTTCAGGGCGTTGACGGGCCGCTGTTGCAGAGCTTCCTGCTGGGCCAGCCCGAATTTCGCGACATCCTGCGCAGCGAAAACATGCAGCAGCTGCGCCAGCGGGTGATCGCCACCTATCACCTGGGCCCGATGGACGAGGGCGACACCCGGGCCTACGTCGAGCACCGCCTGTCGCGCGTGGGCTGGGAGGGAACGCCCCACTTCGCCACCGATATCTGGCCCGTGATCCATGAGTTCACCGGCGGCATCCCGCGCAAGGTGAACACCCTGTGCGACCGCCTGCTGCTGATGGGCTATCTCGAGGAGCGCTACGACCTCGACGCCGACGAGGCCCGCCGGGTGATCGACGAGATCGAGGAGGACTTTGGCGCGCAGCAGGAGACGGCCGAGCCGAAACCCGGGAACGCCGTGAATGGCGTGATCGATACCGAACGCGCCGTTGCCAACGAGCTGACCCTGATCCGTCTGGAAGACAGCTACGAGGCGATGGAAAAACGCCTGGACCGGATCGAGCACGCCCTGGCGATCAACTACCGACAGTCGCAGCGCATCCTCGACGCCCTGGACTCGCTGGACAAGTTTTCGGGCTTCGACCACAAGGAGCTCGCCCGGCACTAG
- a CDS encoding XrtA system polysaccharide deacetylase, which yields MPSAPPTVANALTVDVEDYFQVSALAPHFPSHCWESQECRVEYNLERILALFDHHRVRATFFTLGWIAERYPQAVRRIVDAGHELASHGYGHQRVTELEPQAFRADIVRAKAILEDIAGVEVRGYRAPSFSIGEGNLWALDLLAETGHTYSSSIYPVQHDHYGTPTAPRHPYRPRGPQGVLELPPATLRVAGRNLPAAGGGYFRLLPYAVSRQALRRINNKDGLSGVFYFHPWEIDPGQPRVPGVSARTRFRHYLNLGRTERRLQRLLQDFRWGRMDQVFAHLLATPAPPTPTTANSHAQVH from the coding sequence ATGCCGTCCGCACCGCCCACCGTAGCCAATGCCCTGACCGTCGATGTCGAAGACTATTTTCAGGTCTCGGCCCTGGCGCCGCATTTCCCGAGCCATTGCTGGGAGAGCCAGGAGTGCCGCGTGGAGTACAACCTCGAGCGGATCCTGGCGCTGTTCGATCATCACCGCGTGCGCGCGACCTTCTTTACCCTTGGCTGGATCGCCGAGCGCTATCCCCAGGCGGTGCGCCGAATCGTCGACGCCGGGCACGAGCTGGCCAGCCACGGTTACGGGCACCAGCGGGTGACCGAACTGGAGCCTCAGGCATTTCGCGCGGACATCGTCCGCGCCAAGGCCATCCTGGAAGACATCGCCGGTGTCGAGGTGCGCGGCTATCGCGCCCCCAGCTTCTCGATCGGCGAGGGCAACCTGTGGGCGCTCGACCTGCTGGCCGAAACGGGCCACACCTACAGCTCGAGCATCTATCCGGTCCAGCACGATCACTACGGCACGCCGACCGCGCCGCGTCACCCCTATCGCCCGCGGGGCCCCCAGGGCGTGCTGGAACTGCCCCCGGCCACCCTGCGCGTTGCTGGCCGCAATCTGCCGGCGGCCGGTGGCGGCTACTTTCGGCTGCTGCCCTATGCGGTCTCCCGCCAGGCGTTACGGAGGATCAATAACAAAGACGGTTTGTCCGGGGTGTTCTATTTCCACCCCTGGGAGATCGATCCCGGACAACCGCGTGTCCCCGGCGTGAGTGCCAGGACGCGTTTTCGTCACTACCTCAACCTCGGGCGTACGGAACGTCGACTGCAGCGGCTGCTGCAGGACTTCCGCTGGGGCCGCATGGACCAGGTCTTTGCCCACCTCCTCGCCACTCCGGCGCCGCCAACTCCGACGACAGCGAACAGCCATGCTCAAGTCCACTGA
- a CDS encoding FemAB family XrtA/PEP-CTERM system-associated protein, whose protein sequence is MLKSTDQRPTTTRATALRVQDLTPADVARWDAFVETCPVATFFHRAGWQTVIEQAFGHSTHFLFAEGPNGIEGVLPLARVRSFLFGHSLVSLPFCVYGGIAARTEEAFVALDNRARELAQQYKVDYLEYRHMAPYHPDRPTKHLYVTFRKEMAKEVEENLEAIPRKQRRMVRKGIKAGLVSEIDRDIERFFPIYAANVHRMGTPVFSRRYFRILRTVFGDDCRILTVTDAGTPVASVLNFYFRDQVLPYYGGGTPRAREVAGYDFMYWEVMRRACESGLRLFDFGRSKRDTGSFSFKKNWGFEPQPLYYEYDLVRARAMPDVNPLNPKYRYFIQAWQRLPLAVANRVGPWLSRNLG, encoded by the coding sequence ATGCTCAAGTCCACTGACCAGCGACCCACGACTACGCGCGCGACCGCGTTGCGGGTCCAGGACCTCACGCCTGCCGATGTTGCCCGGTGGGATGCCTTTGTCGAGACCTGCCCGGTGGCGACGTTCTTCCATCGCGCGGGCTGGCAGACGGTCATCGAACAGGCCTTCGGGCACTCGACCCATTTCCTGTTTGCCGAAGGCCCGAACGGGATCGAGGGTGTCCTGCCCCTGGCGCGCGTGCGCAGCTTTCTGTTCGGCCATTCCCTGGTTTCGCTGCCGTTCTGTGTGTACGGCGGCATCGCCGCGCGCACCGAAGAGGCCTTCGTGGCCCTGGACAACCGGGCCCGGGAGCTCGCGCAGCAATACAAGGTGGATTATCTCGAGTACCGCCATATGGCGCCCTACCACCCGGACCGACCGACCAAGCACCTGTATGTGACCTTTCGCAAGGAGATGGCGAAAGAGGTCGAAGAGAACCTGGAGGCGATCCCGCGCAAACAGCGGCGCATGGTGCGCAAGGGCATCAAGGCCGGCCTGGTCAGCGAGATCGACCGGGACATCGAGCGATTCTTCCCGATCTATGCGGCCAACGTGCATCGCATGGGGACGCCCGTGTTCAGCCGGCGCTACTTCCGCATCCTGCGCACCGTGTTCGGCGACGACTGCCGGATCCTGACCGTCACCGACGCGGGGACCCCTGTGGCCAGCGTGCTCAACTTCTACTTCCGCGACCAGGTCCTGCCCTACTACGGCGGCGGCACGCCGCGCGCCCGCGAGGTGGCCGGGTATGACTTCATGTACTGGGAGGTGATGCGCCGGGCCTGCGAGTCGGGTCTGCGCCTCTTCGATTTTGGCCGCAGCAAGCGCGATACCGGGTCATTCAGCTTCAAGAAGAACTGGGGCTTCGAGCCCCAGCCCCTGTACTACGAATACGACCTGGTGCGTGCCCGGGCCATGCCCGACGTGAACCCGCTCAACCCGAAGTACCGCTACTTCATCCAGGCGTGGCAGCGACTGCCGCTGGCGGTGGCCAACCGGGTGGGGCCCTGGCTGTCCCGCAATCTCGGGTAG